In one Vidua chalybeata isolate OUT-0048 chromosome 4, bVidCha1 merged haplotype, whole genome shotgun sequence genomic region, the following are encoded:
- the UCHL1 gene encoding ubiquitin carboxyl-terminal hydrolase isozyme L1 isoform X2, translated as MAWQPMEINPEVLSRLGVGPGWRFVDVLGFEDEALRAVPTPACALLLLFPLTEQHENFRKQQTEKIKDQEISSKVYFLKQTVSNSCGTIGLIHAVANNKDKLKLEEGSALKKFLDETADLSPEERAKHLANNKAIQEVHNSVAQEGQCRVEDNSVNFHFILFVNVDGHLYELDGRMPFPVNHGTSSDDLLLKDSAKICRQFTEREKGEVRFSAVAFCKSA; from the exons ATGGCCTGGCAGCCGATGGAGATCAACCCCGAG GTGCTGTCCCGCCTCGGGGTGGGTCCTGGCTGGCGTTTCGTGGACGTGCTGGGCTTCGAGGATGAGGCGCTGCGCGCCGTGCCGACCCCGGCCTGCGcgctgctcctgctgttcccGCTCACTGAGCAG CATGAAAACTTCAGGAAGCAACAGACTGAGAAAATAAAGGACCAGGAGATCAGTTCTAAAGTGTATTTCCTGAAGCAGACCGTCAGTAACTCCTGTGGGACAATTGGTCTGATACATGCAGTGGCTAATAACAAAGACAAATTGAAACTTG AGGAGGGGTCTGCCCTGAAGAAGTTTCTTGATGAAACAGCCGATTTGTCTCCTGAAGAAAGAGCTAAGCATTTGGCAAATAATAAG GCTATACAAGAAGTCCACAATTCTGTTGCGCAAGAAGGACAATGTCGG GTTGAGGACAACAGTGTGAACTTCCATTTCATCCTTTTTGTCAATGTGGATGGACACCTGTATGAATTGG ATGGCCGTATGCCATTTCCTGTAAACCATGGCACAAGCTCGGATGACTTGCTGTTGAAG GATTCTGCTAAGATCTGCAGACAATTTACAGAGCGTGAAAAAGGGGAAGTTCGTTTTTCTGCTGTGGCTTTCTGCAAGTCTGCCTAA
- the UCHL1 gene encoding ubiquitin carboxyl-terminal hydrolase isozyme L1 isoform X1, whose protein sequence is MAWQPMEINPEMLNKVLSRLGVGPGWRFVDVLGFEDEALRAVPTPACALLLLFPLTEQHENFRKQQTEKIKDQEISSKVYFLKQTVSNSCGTIGLIHAVANNKDKLKLEEGSALKKFLDETADLSPEERAKHLANNKAIQEVHNSVAQEGQCRVEDNSVNFHFILFVNVDGHLYELDGRMPFPVNHGTSSDDLLLKDSAKICRQFTEREKGEVRFSAVAFCKSA, encoded by the exons ATGGCCTGGCAGCCGATGGAGATCAACCCCGAG ATGCTGAACAAA GTGCTGTCCCGCCTCGGGGTGGGTCCTGGCTGGCGTTTCGTGGACGTGCTGGGCTTCGAGGATGAGGCGCTGCGCGCCGTGCCGACCCCGGCCTGCGcgctgctcctgctgttcccGCTCACTGAGCAG CATGAAAACTTCAGGAAGCAACAGACTGAGAAAATAAAGGACCAGGAGATCAGTTCTAAAGTGTATTTCCTGAAGCAGACCGTCAGTAACTCCTGTGGGACAATTGGTCTGATACATGCAGTGGCTAATAACAAAGACAAATTGAAACTTG AGGAGGGGTCTGCCCTGAAGAAGTTTCTTGATGAAACAGCCGATTTGTCTCCTGAAGAAAGAGCTAAGCATTTGGCAAATAATAAG GCTATACAAGAAGTCCACAATTCTGTTGCGCAAGAAGGACAATGTCGG GTTGAGGACAACAGTGTGAACTTCCATTTCATCCTTTTTGTCAATGTGGATGGACACCTGTATGAATTGG ATGGCCGTATGCCATTTCCTGTAAACCATGGCACAAGCTCGGATGACTTGCTGTTGAAG GATTCTGCTAAGATCTGCAGACAATTTACAGAGCGTGAAAAAGGGGAAGTTCGTTTTTCTGCTGTGGCTTTCTGCAAGTCTGCCTAA